The following are from one region of the Bradyrhizobium sediminis genome:
- the glmM gene encoding phosphoglucosamine mutase, translating to MSRKYFGTDGIRGRANGLITPELALKVGQAAGLVFQRGDYRHRVVIGKDTRLSGYMIEYAMVAGFTSVGMDVLLLGPIPTPAVAMLTKSMRADLGVMISASHNLFEDNGIKLFGPQGFKLSDDVEKQIEQLLDESLDKKLAQSASLGRARRIDGVHDRYIEFAKRTLPRDLSLDGLRVVIDCANGAAYKVVPEALWELGADVVPIGVEPDGFNINKECGSTSPEALSRKVREMRADIGVALDGDADRVILVDERGHLVDGDQLLAVIAQSWKEDGRLAKPGVVATVMSNLGLERFLEGQGIELIRTPVGDRYVLEQMLGRGYNVGGEPSGHIILSDYATTGDGFVAALQVLAVVQKLRRPVSEVCHRFDPLPQILKNVRYRSGKPLDDAEVKSAIVDGEKRLNGHGRLLVRSSGTEPVIRVMGEGDDRILVEEVVDHIVTALGQAAAA from the coding sequence ATGAGCCGCAAATATTTCGGGACAGACGGGATCCGGGGCCGTGCCAACGGTCTGATCACGCCGGAGCTGGCGCTCAAGGTCGGGCAGGCGGCCGGACTGGTGTTTCAGCGCGGCGATTATCGCCATCGCGTCGTCATCGGCAAGGACACACGGCTTTCCGGCTACATGATCGAATACGCGATGGTGGCCGGCTTTACCTCGGTCGGCATGGATGTGCTGCTGCTCGGCCCGATACCGACGCCGGCGGTGGCGATGCTGACCAAGTCGATGCGCGCCGATCTCGGCGTGATGATTTCGGCTTCGCACAATCTGTTCGAGGACAACGGCATCAAGCTGTTCGGTCCGCAGGGCTTCAAACTGTCCGACGACGTCGAAAAGCAGATCGAGCAGTTGCTCGACGAATCGCTCGACAAGAAACTGGCGCAGAGCGCCAGTCTCGGCCGCGCCCGCCGCATCGACGGCGTCCATGACCGCTACATCGAATTCGCCAAGCGCACGCTGCCGCGCGATCTCAGCCTCGACGGCCTGCGGGTGGTGATCGATTGCGCCAATGGCGCGGCCTACAAGGTGGTGCCGGAAGCGCTGTGGGAACTCGGAGCCGACGTGGTTCCGATCGGGGTCGAGCCGGACGGCTTCAACATCAACAAGGAATGCGGTTCCACCTCGCCGGAAGCGCTGAGCCGCAAGGTGCGCGAGATGCGCGCCGATATCGGCGTCGCGCTCGATGGCGACGCCGACCGGGTCATCCTGGTCGACGAGCGCGGCCATCTGGTCGATGGCGACCAGCTGCTCGCGGTGATCGCGCAAAGCTGGAAGGAAGACGGCCGGCTTGCCAAGCCCGGCGTCGTCGCCACCGTGATGTCGAATCTCGGGCTGGAGCGTTTCCTCGAAGGCCAGGGCATCGAGCTGATCCGCACACCGGTCGGCGACCGCTACGTGCTCGAACAGATGCTGGGCCGCGGCTACAATGTCGGCGGCGAGCCGTCCGGTCACATCATCCTGTCGGACTACGCTACCACCGGCGACGGCTTTGTCGCAGCACTTCAGGTGCTCGCGGTGGTGCAAAAGCTCCGCCGCCCGGTATCGGAGGTCTGCCACCGCTTCGACCCGCTGCCGCAGATCCTGAAGAACGTCCGCTATCGCAGCGGCAAGCCGCTCGACGACGCCGAGGTCAAATCGGCGATCGTGGACGGCGAAAAACGGCTCAACGGCCATGGTCGGCTGCTGGTCCGCTCCTCCGGCACCGAGCCCGTGATCCGGGTAATGGGCGAGGGCGACGACCGCATCCTGGTCGAGGAAGTGGTCGATCACATCGTCACCGCACTCGGTCAGGCCGCGGCCGCCTGA
- a CDS encoding alpha-hydroxy acid oxidase, with the protein MKHITCIEDLRQVHKRKVPKAFFDYADRGSYSEDTLRANVDDLQQIKFRQRILVDVSKRDLSTTILGEPAALPLILAPVGLTGMQYGDGEIHACRAAQAAGIPYTLSTMSICSIEDVAANVDKPFWFQLYVMKDRGFIKALIERAIAAKCSALVLTVDLQVIGQRHADIKNGMTVPPEWSLSKLVDFATKPAWVAGVLRGKRRTFGNLVGHLKGTDDITALGTWIATQFDTTLNWKDVEWIRSIWPGKLILKGILDVEDAEEAAKTGAQALVVSNHGGRQLDGAPSSIEVLPEVVDAVGTQMEILFDGGIRSGQDVMRALALGAKSCMIGRAYIHGLGAYGGPGVAKALDIIRNELSVTMGLCGVNTIAEIDDHVLAI; encoded by the coding sequence ATGAAACACATCACCTGCATCGAGGATCTGCGCCAGGTCCATAAGCGCAAGGTGCCGAAGGCGTTTTTCGATTACGCCGATCGCGGCTCCTATTCCGAGGATACGCTGCGCGCCAACGTCGACGACCTGCAGCAGATCAAGTTCCGCCAGCGCATACTGGTCGACGTGTCGAAGCGCGACCTCTCGACCACGATCCTCGGCGAGCCCGCCGCGCTGCCGCTGATCCTCGCCCCGGTCGGGCTGACCGGCATGCAATACGGCGACGGCGAAATTCACGCCTGCCGCGCCGCGCAGGCCGCCGGCATTCCCTACACATTGAGCACGATGTCGATCTGCTCGATCGAGGATGTCGCCGCCAATGTCGACAAGCCGTTCTGGTTCCAGCTCTACGTCATGAAGGACCGCGGCTTCATCAAGGCGCTGATCGAGCGCGCCATCGCGGCGAAATGCAGCGCGCTGGTGCTGACCGTCGACCTGCAGGTGATCGGGCAGCGCCATGCCGACATCAAGAACGGCATGACGGTGCCGCCGGAATGGTCGCTGTCGAAGCTGGTCGATTTCGCCACCAAGCCGGCCTGGGTCGCGGGCGTGCTGCGCGGCAAGCGCCGCACCTTCGGCAATCTGGTCGGCCATCTGAAAGGCACCGACGATATCACCGCGCTGGGGACCTGGATCGCGACGCAGTTCGACACCACGCTGAACTGGAAGGACGTCGAGTGGATCCGCAGCATCTGGCCCGGCAAGCTGATCCTGAAGGGCATTCTCGACGTCGAGGATGCCGAGGAAGCGGCCAAGACCGGCGCGCAGGCGCTGGTGGTGTCGAACCATGGCGGCCGCCAGCTCGACGGCGCGCCATCGTCGATCGAGGTGCTGCCTGAGGTCGTCGACGCGGTCGGCACGCAGATGGAGATCCTGTTCGACGGCGGCATCCGCTCGGGCCAGGACGTGATGCGGGCGCTGGCGCTCGGCGCCAAGTCCTGCATGATCGGCCGGGCCTATATCCACGGCCTCGGCGCCTATGGCGGCCCCGGCGTCGCCAAGGCGCTCGACATCATCCGCAACGAACTCAGCGTCACCATGGGCCTGTGCGGCGTCAACACCATCGCCGAGATCGACGACCACGTGCTGGCGATTTAG
- a CDS encoding shikimate dehydrogenase, whose amino-acid sequence MTKPPAACLIGWPAAHSRSPLIHHYWLRTLGIEGGYSIEAIPPEGFAEFVLHLSTHGFVGANVTIPHKERALALSKPDDRASAVGAANTLWYEGGELRSTNTDIEGFINNLDACAPGWDRAEDALVLGAGGASRAVVFGLLERGIKSVHLANRTIERARALAGQFGARVHPVAWETVKELLPRAGLLVNTTSLGMHGQPPLQIDVGLLPDNAVVADLVYVPLETPLLAAARARGLKVADGLGMLLHQAVRGFELWFGQRPKVTPELRELVEADLKGA is encoded by the coding sequence GTGACCAAACCCCCCGCCGCATGCCTGATCGGATGGCCGGCGGCGCATTCGCGCTCGCCGCTGATCCATCATTACTGGCTGCGCACGCTCGGCATCGAGGGCGGCTACAGCATCGAGGCGATCCCGCCCGAGGGCTTCGCCGAATTCGTGCTGCATCTTTCGACCCACGGCTTCGTCGGCGCCAACGTCACCATTCCGCACAAGGAGCGCGCGCTGGCGCTGTCGAAGCCGGATGACCGCGCCAGTGCCGTCGGCGCGGCCAATACGCTGTGGTACGAGGGCGGCGAATTGCGCTCGACCAATACCGACATCGAGGGCTTCATCAACAATCTCGACGCCTGCGCGCCCGGATGGGACCGCGCCGAGGACGCGCTGGTGCTGGGCGCCGGCGGCGCGTCGCGCGCGGTGGTGTTCGGCCTGCTCGAGCGCGGAATCAAGAGCGTGCATCTGGCCAACCGGACCATCGAACGCGCCCGTGCGCTGGCCGGGCAATTCGGCGCTCGTGTGCATCCGGTCGCATGGGAGACCGTCAAGGAGCTGCTGCCGCGGGCCGGCCTTTTGGTGAATACGACCTCGCTCGGCATGCACGGCCAGCCGCCGCTTCAGATCGACGTCGGCCTGCTGCCTGATAACGCCGTGGTCGCCGATCTCGTCTATGTGCCGCTGGAAACGCCGTTGCTGGCGGCCGCCCGCGCGCGCGGACTGAAAGTCGCCGACGGGCTCGGCATGCTGCTGCACCAGGCGGTGCGCGGCTTTGAATTGTGGTTCGGGCAGCGGCCGAAGGTCACGCCGGAACTTCGCGAACTGGTCGAGGCCGATCTCAAAGGCGCGTGA
- a CDS encoding elongation factor G: MGQDVRSPRGPRCIALVGPFQSGKTTLLEAILARTGTIRSAGSVDAGTSVGDASPEARRHKMGTGLTAATTDFMGDSYTFLDCPGSIEFAHDMRAAIPAVDAAVVVCEADEKKLPQLQIILRELEDLGIPRFLFLNKIDRANKRIRETLATLQPASRIPLVLRQIPIWNGDLIAGFVDLALERAFVYREHKASEVVALQGGDLDREKEARFSMLEKLADHDDALMEQLLEDITPPRDAIFDDLARELREGLICPVLLGSALRENGVLRLMKALRHESPGVAETAKRLGAVSAKDALAYVFKTLHLQHGGKLSLARILAGHLDDGATLQSSSGESGRVSGILSVNGAHDSKRASAEAGDTVALGKLDNIKTGDTLSSGKTAPKALASVEPTPPVLALSLSATDRKDDVKLGQALLRLNEEDPSLTMIHNPRTHDIVLWGQGEMHLRVALERLRERFGVNVKSQPPSIGYQETIRKSITQRGRHKKQSGGHGQFGDVVLEIKPMQRGGGFEFHEKVVGGAVPRNYIGAVEEGVVDGLLRGPLGFPVIDVQVTLTDGSYHSVDSSDLAFRTAARIGVSEALPQCQPVLLEPIHVVEIVCPTDATAKINAILSGRRGQILGFDTRDGWPGWDRVRAMMPEAEIGELIVELRSATAGAGSFTRAFDRMAEVTGRAADQIIAAHGVAA; the protein is encoded by the coding sequence ATGGGACAAGACGTCAGAAGTCCCCGCGGTCCACGGTGCATTGCGCTGGTGGGCCCTTTCCAAAGCGGTAAAACCACACTTCTCGAAGCGATACTGGCGCGCACCGGCACCATCCGGAGCGCCGGCAGCGTCGACGCCGGAACCTCGGTCGGCGACGCCAGCCCCGAGGCCCGCCGTCACAAGATGGGCACCGGCCTCACCGCCGCCACCACTGACTTCATGGGCGACAGCTACACCTTTCTCGATTGTCCCGGTTCGATCGAATTCGCGCACGACATGCGCGCCGCGATCCCGGCGGTCGATGCCGCTGTCGTGGTCTGCGAGGCGGACGAGAAGAAGCTGCCGCAGCTTCAGATCATCCTGCGCGAACTGGAAGATCTCGGCATTCCGCGCTTTCTGTTTCTCAACAAGATCGATCGCGCCAACAAGCGCATCCGCGAGACGCTCGCGACCCTGCAGCCGGCCTCAAGGATCCCGCTGGTGCTGCGGCAGATTCCGATCTGGAACGGCGACCTGATCGCCGGCTTCGTCGACCTCGCGCTGGAGCGCGCCTTCGTCTACCGCGAACACAAGGCGTCCGAAGTGGTGGCGCTGCAAGGCGGCGACCTCGACCGCGAGAAGGAAGCCCGCTTCTCGATGCTGGAAAAGCTCGCCGATCACGACGACGCGCTGATGGAGCAACTGCTCGAGGACATTACGCCGCCGCGCGATGCCATCTTCGACGATCTCGCCCGCGAATTGCGCGAAGGCCTGATCTGTCCGGTGCTGCTGGGTTCGGCGCTCCGCGAGAACGGCGTGCTGCGGCTGATGAAGGCGCTGCGCCACGAATCGCCCGGGGTCGCCGAGACCGCCAAACGGCTCGGCGCGGTTTCGGCGAAGGACGCCTTGGCCTATGTGTTCAAGACCCTGCATCTGCAGCACGGCGGCAAGCTGTCGCTGGCGCGCATTCTCGCCGGACATCTCGACGACGGCGCCACGCTGCAGTCGTCATCGGGCGAGTCCGGCCGGGTCTCCGGAATTCTTTCGGTCAACGGCGCGCACGACAGCAAGCGCGCCTCCGCCGAGGCCGGCGACACGGTGGCGCTCGGCAAGCTCGACAACATCAAGACCGGCGACACGCTGTCGAGCGGCAAGACCGCGCCGAAAGCGCTGGCCAGCGTCGAGCCGACGCCGCCGGTGCTGGCGTTGTCTTTGTCGGCCACCGACCGCAAGGACGACGTCAAGCTCGGCCAGGCATTGCTGCGGCTCAACGAGGAGGATCCCTCGCTGACCATGATTCACAATCCGCGCACCCACGACATCGTATTGTGGGGACAGGGCGAGATGCATTTGCGGGTGGCGCTGGAGCGGCTGCGCGAGCGCTTCGGCGTCAACGTCAAATCGCAACCGCCTTCGATCGGCTATCAGGAGACCATCCGCAAATCGATCACCCAGCGCGGCCGGCACAAGAAGCAGTCCGGCGGCCATGGCCAGTTCGGCGACGTGGTGCTGGAGATCAAGCCGATGCAGCGCGGCGGCGGCTTCGAGTTTCACGAAAAGGTCGTCGGCGGCGCGGTACCGCGAAATTATATCGGCGCGGTGGAAGAGGGCGTGGTCGACGGACTGCTGCGCGGGCCGCTCGGCTTTCCGGTGATCGACGTCCAGGTGACGCTGACCGACGGCTCCTACCACAGCGTCGACTCCTCCGATCTCGCCTTCCGCACCGCGGCGCGGATCGGCGTCTCCGAGGCGCTGCCGCAGTGCCAGCCGGTGCTGCTGGAGCCGATCCATGTGGTCGAGATCGTCTGTCCGACCGACGCCACCGCCAAGATCAACGCCATCCTGTCGGGACGGCGCGGGCAGATTCTCGGCTTCGACACCCGCGACGGCTGGCCGGGATGGGACCGCGTCCGCGCCATGATGCCGGAGGCTGAAATCGGCGAGCTGATCGTGGAGCTGCGGTCGGCGACCGCCGGCGCCGGCAGTTTCACGCGGGCTTTCGACCGCATGGCCGAAGTCACCGGCCGCGCCGCCGACCAGATCATCGCCGCGCACGGCGTCGCGGCGTAA